One window of the Candidatus Zixiibacteriota bacterium genome contains the following:
- a CDS encoding membrane hypothetical protein (Evidence 5 : Unknown function) yields the protein MKGKSNIQFIFLILIVALYLFHALNLSFTQDDSYISYRYVQNFLDGKGLVFNPGEYVEGYTNFLLIIILIFFGKLGINYIIASKAIGLVSGTGILILSFLWGKKYSRGGISEIIPSAVPLLLASNAAFAYWSMSGMETTLFALLIFLGLYLASENSLLYVPVLALGALTRPDGAVVFGSIILYKIISRNSSLRAASRDIALFVLLLLPQFIFRIFYYHDLLPNTFYAKTGWSLAYIGRGLEYIWLSLRHYGLFGLLFIVPILAWRIMDRKLRLVFFVSLLFALYIIWVGGDVFHEHRFFVSMIPAYYLVFVIGTSLLSGKLFQSNRTWRIAMVSLFLTVFLILTVILPFDEMRSSREAMKSLVGKMGNWATVLNHSLPGHYTIACATIGALGYYGHGDLIDMVGLTDRTIAKEPQPPVPGIASDWREKNYNIPYLMRRKPDFILFSTGIKPTAPAEKALFLSSVFRRDYYPVFYEGQKSMAIYKRLSDSTGADRYFADPHFVDLFIDALNAFGTHNYDAAYELAGRSVQSGPEDFYLPVVLMGEVRMAQGRFDEGVPLLQRADSIAGGRAIIADAVLEKYFADKGNRSAASAYRKNIESYNHLD from the coding sequence ATGAAGGGAAAATCGAACATTCAATTTATCTTTCTCATATTAATAGTCGCTCTCTACCTGTTCCACGCTCTCAATCTTTCTTTCACTCAGGATGATTCCTATATCTCGTACCGTTATGTGCAAAACTTCCTCGACGGCAAAGGGCTGGTCTTCAATCCGGGGGAATATGTCGAAGGTTACACCAACTTTCTATTGATAATCATTCTGATTTTTTTCGGCAAACTGGGAATCAACTATATAATCGCCTCCAAAGCGATTGGACTAGTCTCGGGGACCGGGATATTGATTCTATCTTTCCTCTGGGGCAAAAAATATTCGCGGGGCGGAATCTCCGAAATCATTCCTTCGGCCGTACCCCTGCTTCTGGCCTCAAACGCCGCCTTCGCCTATTGGTCGATGTCGGGAATGGAAACCACTCTTTTTGCTTTGTTAATTTTTCTCGGACTGTACCTGGCTTCGGAAAATAGTCTCCTTTATGTCCCGGTTCTCGCCCTGGGTGCTTTGACCCGCCCCGATGGTGCTGTTGTTTTCGGATCCATAATCTTGTATAAAATTATCTCTCGAAATTCTTCACTTCGTGCGGCAAGTCGCGACATAGCGCTCTTTGTCCTTCTGCTATTGCCCCAATTTATTTTCCGCATCTTCTATTATCATGATCTTCTGCCGAATACCTTTTATGCCAAAACCGGCTGGTCGCTGGCTTATATCGGGAGGGGACTGGAATATATCTGGCTCTCCTTAAGGCACTACGGCCTCTTCGGTCTGCTTTTTATCGTTCCGATTCTGGCCTGGAGAATTATGGATAGAAAACTGCGGCTGGTCTTTTTTGTATCGCTCCTGTTTGCCCTGTATATAATCTGGGTGGGAGGCGATGTCTTTCACGAGCACCGCTTCTTTGTCAGTATGATCCCGGCCTATTATCTTGTTTTTGTAATAGGGACATCATTGCTGTCCGGGAAGCTCTTTCAGTCAAACAGGACGTGGCGGATTGCTATGGTATCCTTATTCCTGACAGTTTTTCTGATTTTGACAGTCATCTTACCATTCGATGAAATGCGCAGCAGCCGCGAAGCAATGAAAAGTCTGGTCGGCAAGATGGGGAACTGGGCGACCGTTCTTAACCATTCTCTGCCGGGGCATTATACCATCGCCTGCGCCACCATAGGCGCACTCGGATATTATGGCCACGGCGACCTTATTGATATGGTCGGGCTGACCGACCGGACCATCGCCAAAGAACCCCAGCCGCCTGTTCCCGGTATCGCCTCCGACTGGCGCGAAAAAAACTACAATATTCCTTACCTGATGCGTCGCAAACCGGATTTTATACTCTTCTCCACCGGCATCAAGCCGACCGCCCCGGCCGAAAAGGCCCTCTTTCTGTCGTCCGTTTTTCGCCGCGACTATTACCCGGTCTTTTATGAAGGGCAAAAATCGATGGCGATCTATAAGCGTCTTTCCGACAGCACCGGCGCCGACCGATATTTCGCCGACCCGCACTTTGTGGATTTATTTATCGATGCCCTCAATGCCTTTGGGACTCATAATTACGATGCCGCCTATGAACTGGCCGGCCGGTCGGTTCAGTCGGGTCCCGAAGATTTCTATCTGCCGGTGGTGCTGATGGGTGAGGTGCGGATGGCTCAGGGGAGATTCGACGAGGGCGTCCCTCTTCTGCAGCGAGCCGATTCCATCGCCGGGGGCCGGGCCATTATCGCCGACGCCGTTCTGGAAAAATATTTCGCCGATAAAGGAAATAGATCTGCCGCCAGTGCATATCGTAAAAATATTGAGTCATACAACCATCTTGATTGA